A single genomic interval of Scatophagus argus isolate fScaArg1 chromosome 22, fScaArg1.pri, whole genome shotgun sequence harbors:
- the amdhd1 gene encoding probable imidazolonepropionase: MSSNYRLLVKNAKHVVLICDKGEKYLTKHGMQNLCVVENGSVVIGSDGLIKAVGPAELIRAHYSEAFFDKVIDATGMCVLPGLVDAHTHPVWAGDRVHEFAMKLAGATYMEVHRAGGGIHFTVEHTRAAGPSELLASLSSRLVRMQRAGTTLVECKSGYGLELQTELKMLEVIEEARRTLPINISSTYCGAHAVPKGKTVAEATEDILQVQLPRLKEQMSAGTLRVDNIDVFCEQGVFDLSSTRSILQAGKDIGLNINFHGDELHPMNAAQMGAELGALAISHLEEVTDEGIVAMARGKTAAVLLPTTAYILRLPQPRARDMLDAGVIVALGSDFNPNAYCCSMPIVMHLACVNMRMSMPEALAAATINAAYALGRSDTHGSLEVNKHGDLLILNTTRWEHLIYQLGGHQELIRYVVIKGNVVFDNEKTMDL, from the exons ATGTCCAGTAACTACAGACTGCTGGTGAAAAACGCCAAACACGTGGTTCTGATCTGCGACAAAGGAGAGAAGTACCTGACCAAACATGGGATGCAAAATCTTTGTGTGGTTGAAAACGGGAGCGTGGTAATAGGAAG CGATGGGCTGATTAAAGCTGTGGGGCCTGCTGAACTCATCAGAGCTCACTATTCAGAAGCGTTCTTTGATAAAGTGATCGATGCTACAGGAATGTGTGTCCTGCCTG GGCTGGTTGACGCCCACACCCATCCAGTCTGGGCTGGAGACAGGGTGCATGAATTTGCAATGAAG CTGGCAGGTGCCACTTACATGGAGGTGCACCGGGCCGGTGGAGGGATCCACTTCACGGTGGAGCACACTCGAGCTGCCGGGCCCTCAGAGCTGCTGGCCTCCCTCAGCAGCAGGCTGGTCCGGATGCAGCGAGCGGGCACCACCCTGGTGGAGTGTAAGAGCGGATACGGCCTGGAGCTGCAGACTGAGCTCAAGATGCTGGAGGTGATCGAGGAAGCCAGACGCACTCTGCCCATCAACATCTCCTCCACCTACTGTGGAGCCCACGCAGTGCCCAA AGGGAAGACGGTTGCAGAAGCCACAGAGGACATCCTGCAGGTTCAGCTGCCCAGACTGAAAGAACAGATGTCTGCTGGGACCCTCAGAGTCGACAACATCGACGTGTTCTGTGAGCAGGGAGTGTTTGACCTCAGCTCCACTCGCTCCATCCTGCAGGCCGGTAAAGACATTGGCCTCAACATCAACTTCCACGGAGATGAGCTTCATCCCATGAACGCCGCTCAG ATGGGTGCAGAGCTCGGGGCTTTAGCCATCAGTCACCTGGAGGAGGTCACAGACGAGGGGATCGTTGCCATGGCAAGAGGAAAAACCGCTGCCGTCCTGCTGCCAACTACAGCTTATATCCTCCG gctgcCCCAGCCTCGGGCCAGAGACATGCTGGACGCCGGTGTGATTGTTGCCCTCGGCAGCGACTTCAACCCCAACGCCTACTGCTGCTCCATG CCAATAGTCATGCACCTGGCCTGCGTCAACATGAGGATGTCCATGCCGGAGGCTTTGGCTGCGGCCACCATCAACGCAGCCTACGCCCTCGGACGCTCGGACACACACGGCTCCCTGGAGGTCAACAAACATGGAGACCTGCTGATCCTGAACACCACGCG